In one window of Macadamia integrifolia cultivar HAES 741 chromosome 2, SCU_Mint_v3, whole genome shotgun sequence DNA:
- the LOC122064468 gene encoding protein FAR1-RELATED SEQUENCE 5-like translates to MENVCMNDVNEPEFGMLFNLEQDAYDYYNSYGRAMGFSVRRHFVNKSKKDNTTITSRGFVCSKVGCRLSDKQDINIVNPRAETRTNCEAQMNIYLVDEGKYKCRDFVREHNHELHTTSTVHMMRSQRNMLDIHRYEIDLANDSGIRPRSTVELMGRHAGGIENLSYMTQDVRNYLRTKRQNALTYGEAGSLMKYFVTQTRNNPSFTYSFQLDSEEQITNIFWADPKMIIDYTQFGDVVSFDTTFRTNKECRPFGLFAGFNHHRGCTIFGVALLYDETVESFKWLFEVFAEAHGGKKPITIFTDQDKAMARALKEMWPQTWHGLCTWHLMQNGITHLGHMMKDGSHFLTNLKKCIYEYDVEDEFETTWYNLLDEYDVKNNEWLQCIYGLKSQWAKCYMKNTFTIAIRSTQLSESLNSDLNDYLKSTLDVVQFFKHFERVLNQKRGNELKAEFDARNKIPRLANSMSIVQKQVGELYTPIIFQLFQEEYNWITACTIISRTDGNSYIYFRVGIYEADYIKRIPEYYILKRWTRGATNMVVNDSRGKEVEQDVYLDCTQRYRRICHEFIQIASEASNTVEGYELVKDTANELRLKLGNIRNPVDCPDMPILPDFSNDIYDGLRLKHKEKNKRGGRRLKSWDSISHISSQASAAHQSLDEDYI, encoded by the exons ATGGAGAATGTTTGCATGAATGATGTGAATGAACCTGAGTTTGGGATGTTATTCAACTTAGAACAGGATGCATACGATTATTACAATAGTTATGGGCGGGCAATGGGGTTTAGTGTTAGGAGACACTTTGTGAATAAAAGCAAGAAAGACAACACGACTATAACATCTAGGGGATTTGTCTGTTCAAAAGTTGGTTGTCGGTTGAGTGACAAGCAAGACATCAATATTGTTAACCCTCGAGCTGAGACAAGAACAAATTGCGAGGCACAAATGAACATATATTTGGTTGATGAGGGAAAATACAAGTGCCGTGACTTTGTGAGAGAACATAATCATGAGCTTCATACTACATCAACAGTTCATATGATGCGTTCACAAAGGAATATGTTAGACATACATAggtatgaaattgatttggcaAATGACTCGGGAATCAGGCCTAGATCCACAGTTGAGTTGATGGGTAGGCATGCTGGTGGAATTGAAAACCTAAGCTACATGACTCAAGATGTTAGGAATTATCTTCGCACTAAAAGACAGAATGCCTTAACATATGGTGAAGCAGGTAGTTTGATGAAGTACTTTGTTACCCAAACTAGGAACAACCCATCTTTCACATACTCATTTCAGCTGGATAGTGAAGAACAAATAACTAACATATTTTGGGCTGATCCAAAGATGATCATTGACTACACACAATTTGGAGATGTAGTCAGCTTTGACACTACATTTCGCACCAACAAAGAGTGTAGACCGTTTGGGTTGTTTGCTGGATTCAATCATCATAGAGGGTGCACCATATTCGGGGTTGCACTTTTATATGATGAgacagtggaatctttcaaatgGTTGTTTGAAGTATTTGCTGAAGCACATGGTGGAAAGAAGCCTATAACTATCTTCACGGACCAAGACAAAGCTATGGCTAGAGCATTAAAAGAAATGTGGCCTCAGACATGGCACGGATTGTGTACTTGGCACTTAATGCAGAATGGCATTACGCATTTGGGTCATATGATGAAGGATGGCTCTCATTTTCttacaaatttaaagaaatgcaTATACGAATAcgatgtggaagatgaattcGAGACAACATGGTATAATTTGTTGGACGAGTATGATGTTAAGAATAATGAATGGTTGCAGTGCATATATGGCCTTAAAAGTCAATGGGCGAAGTGCTATATGAAAAACACATTCACAATAGCCATTCGAAGTACACAGCTCAGTGAGAGTCTCAACAGTGACTTGAATGACTATTTGAAGTCAACTTTGGATGTTGtgcaattttttaaacactttgagaGAGTTCTTAACCAGAAGCGTGGTAATGAATTAAAAGCAGAATTTGATGCACGAAACAAGATACCACGACTTGCAAATTCGATGTCTATTGTACAGAAACAAGTTGGGGAACTCTACACTCCTATTATTTTTCAGTTATTTCAAGAGGAATACAATTGGATAACTGCTTGCACCATTATAAGTCGAACTGATGGAAATTCCTACATTTATTTTCGGGTTGGGATTTATGAAGCAGACT ATATAAAGCGTATTCCTGAATActatattttgaagagatggACACGGGGAGCAACAAATATGGTGGTCAATGACAGTAGGGGGAAAGAAGTTGAACAAGATGTCTACTTGGACTGTACGCAACGGTATAGGCGTATTTGTCATGAATTTATTCAAATAGCATCAGAAGCTTCAAATACAGTTGAGGGATACGAGTTGGTGAAGGATACTGCGAACGAATTAAGGTTGAAGCTTGGTAATATTAGAAACCCAGTTGATTGCCCTGATATGCCAATATTGCCTGATTTCTCAAATGACATATACGATGGATTACGTTTGaagcataaagagaaaaataaaagaggtgGTAGACGGTTAAAGAGTTGG GATTCTATTTCCCATATATCATCTCAAGCATCTGCAGCTCATCAATCACTGGATGAAGATTATATTTAG